In Streptomyces sp. NBC_01231, the sequence CGTAGTCCTGACGGAAGTTGCCCCAGCCGTCGATGACCAGGAAGACATCGCCCCAGGGCTGGTCGGTCACCGAGATGTCGCCCCTCGCGCGACGGGTGCGGAACTCGGCGATCGAGGAGATGCCCGCCGAGCGGAAGTACTCCTCGCGGCGGGTCAGGATGCCGTACACCTCGGCCGCCGTACGCCGTACCTTCTCGGGGTCCAGGCGCGAGGCCACACCGCCCACATGCGGCAGGCCGGCCACCGACGACAGACCGCCACCACCGAAGTCCAGCCCGTAGAACTGCACTTCGTGCGGGGTGTGAGTGAGCGCGAACGACGCGACGATCGAGCGCAGCAGGGTCGACTTGCCGGACTGCGGACCGCCGAGGAGCTGCATGTGACCGGCCGCGCCGCCGAAGTCGGCCCACAGCGGGTCACGCCGCTGCTCGTACGGCTTGTCGACGAGGCCGACCGGGATGACGAGCCGGCCCGCGCCCTCGTAGCCGGGCTGGGTCATGCCGCGGCCCTGCACCGGAGCGAGTCCGGGCAGCAGCGAGTCCAGCGACGGCGGACTGTCCAGCGGGGGCAGCCACACCTGGTGGGCGGCCGGTCCCTGGGCCTCCAGGCGCCGCACGACGACATCCAGCACGGTGTCGGCGAGCGCGTCGTCCTTCTGCTCGTCCGGCTCCTCCTGACGCTGCTGCGGGATCGGCGAGTACTGCACCGGGACCTCGGCCGCGGTGAACAGGACCGGCCGGCGGTCCACCGGGAGCGGTCCGCCGGGTGCGGCGGACTGCTGCGAACTCGTGCGGTAGACGCCGGAGACGTACGCCGCCTTGAAGCGCACCATCTCCTCCGTGCCGAACTTGAGGAGTCCGGAGCCCGGGACGTTCGGCAGCTCGTAGGCGTCCGGGACACCGATCGCGGCGCGCGACTCGGCGGCGGAGAACGTCCGCAGACCGATCCGGTACGACAGATAGGTCTCCAGGCCGCGCAGGCGGCCCTCCTCCAGGCGCTGCGAGGCCAGCAGGAGGTGCACGCCCAGCGAGCGGCCGATCCGGCCGATCTGCACGAACATCTCGATGAAGTCCGGCTTCGCGGTGAGCAGTTCGCTGAACTCGTCGATGACGAGGACGAGGGAGGGGATCGGCTGCAGCGGAGCGCCCGCCGCGCGGGCCTTCTCGTAGTCGTGGATGTTGGCGTAGTTGCCCGCGTCGCGGAGCATCTCCTGGCGGCGGTTCAGCTCGCCGCGGATGGAGTCGCCCATGCGGTCCACGAGGGTCAGATCGTCCGCGAGGTTGGTGATCACGGCCGCCACGTGCGGCATCTGCGCCATACCGGCGAAGGTCGCACCACCCTTGAAGTCCGCGAGGACGAAGTTCAGCGTTTCGGAGGAGTGGGTCACGGCCAGGCCGAGCACCAGCGTGCGCAGCAGCTCCGACTTTCCGGAACCGGTCGCACCGACACACAGACCGTGCGGGCCCATGCCCTCCTGCGCGGCCTCCTTGAGGTCGAGCATCACGGGCCGGCCGTCCTCGCCGAGGCCGATCGGCACCCGCAGCCGCTCCGACTGCGAACGCGGCCGCCAGGTGCGCCGCGGGTCCACCGAGGCCGCGTCACCCAGGTTCAACAGGTCCGTGAACTCCAGGTTGGCGAGCAGCGGTTCGCCGTCGTCGCCGCCCGTGCCCATGCGCAGCGGCGCCAGCTGCCGGGCGAGCGCCTCCGCGGCCTCGTACGACAGGAGGTCCGGCATGCCCTCGTAGACCATGCCGTGCGACGACTCGAGGCGCAGTTCCTTCGGGTGCACGATGACCGAGAGGTCCCCGCGACCGAAGCTGAGGTCACCGGGCACGACCTCCACGACGGTCACGCCCTGCAGGCCCTCGGGACTGGCCAGCAGGGAGGTGGGCGGCAGGGAGACACCGTCGAGCACGACCACCAGGTGCGGCTGGTCGGCGACCGGCGGAGCGGCGGGGTGGAAACGCGGGCGGCCCTGTAGAAGGGTGTCCAGCCGCTCCTCCAGCTCCAACGGATCGCTCGCGATCAGGCGCATGCTGCCCGCGCCGTCCGTGACACCCCGGGTCTGCAGGTGCGGCAGCCACTTCGCCCATTCCCACTCGGGCGCCGACTCCCGCCCGGCGGCGACGGCGATGACCATGTCCTCGGGGGAGTGCAGCGCGGCGAGGCAGGCGGCCACGGCACGGGCGGTGCCGCGCACGGTGCGGGGCTCGCCGGAGATCGTCACGTGGTAGAAGGCGCGCAGCGAGACCGCCATCGGCAGGTCTTCGAGGGTGCTGTGCGTGGCGAGGAAACGCTGCATGGCGCCGGTGGTCAGCGGCTCCAACTCGTCGACCGGCGCGGTCTGCGGAGGAACCAGGGGAGTGGCCAGGGCCTGCGGGCCGAGGCCCACCCGCACCTGCCCGAAGTCCTCGTCACCGGTGCGCCGCTCCCACACCCGGCTGCCCTCGGCGACCAGGGCCCACAGTTGCTCCGGTGAAGGATGCAGGTAGTACTGGGCGTCGCGCTGGACCTGGGCGGTGTCCAGGGCCTGGCCCCGGGTCTGCGACAGATAGCGGAGGTAGTCGCGGCGCATGTCCGCCAACTGCCCCTGGTTGCCGCGGCGATAGCGCACCAGCATCGCGATGCCCATGGCGACCGTGGAGGCCACCATCACCATGCCCATGATCTTCATGAAGGGCTGGGCCTGCGGGTTGAAGAAGAACACCACGGAACCGCCCATGCCGAGCATGGGCAGGAGCTGCATCAGCGCGCCCTCCTGCTGCCCGCGCGGAAGCTCCGGCGGAGCCTGGAGCATCACCTCGTCCGTGGGCACTTCCTTCGGCAGTGCCCGCGGCGGGCGCTTGACGACGATGTGGCTCACTACGCACCAATTCCCTTGCCGGACCGAGTTGTTTCGTCCGCCGCCCCGTGTCGGGCGGACGTCGATCGCGAAGCGTGATCCTACTGACAACCGCTGACACCGGCGGGCGGTAGGGTGCCGGTGAGACGCGTGAGCAGTTGCGAATCGCCCAGGAAAAATCGGGCAATCCGCAACGGTTCGAACCAAGCGCCTCCCCGTAATTCCCGGGTGCGACGGCATCGTTGCCCGGCTGCGCGGGCGGCGCGACGCAACCTACACAGGATCTTTACGGGCGGAAGTGGGCGCGGCAATACCGCGAGCCGCCCCATCACCGACGAGGGGGAACAGCAGGTGAGCATGACGGCCTCCGCGCCGGCCGGCGCGACCGGCGGAACGGGCACCGGAGCCCCGTCCGGGGCGGGCGTGGGACTCGGCTTCTGCCGGGTCACCATCGTGGCGCCCGACAGCCGCATCGACGTGGCACTGCCGGACGACGTACCAGTCGCCGACCTGTACCCGGAGATCCTGCGGCTGTCCCAGCAGGGCCCCGCCGAGGGCGCCCCGGTCGGGTACCACCTCGTACGCCGTGACGGCACCGTCCTCGACGGCTCGCGGTCCTTCTCGGCCCAGCGCATCCTCGACGGCGAGCTGCTCACCCTGCGCCCGTTCGCGGAGTCGCTGCCGCCGGCCGTCATCGACGACGTCTCCGAGGCGGTGGCCGCCGCTGTCACCCGCGACCGCACCCTGTGGAACGGCGACCTCACCCGGGTCGCCGGCCTGGTCGCCGGCGGCATCCTGCCCGCGCTGCTGGCCTTCGTGGCCTGGAGCTCCCAGATCCGCCACGACATGCACAGCCTCCAGGGCGTCGTCGCCGCGGTCGCCGGCGCCCTGCTGATCACCATCGCCTGCGTACGGGCCCGGGTGTACGACGACCGGGGTTCCGCGATCGCCCTCGGTCTGGGCGCGTTGCCGAACGTCGCGGTGGCCGGTTCCGGGCTGCTGCCGCTCTCCGGGGGCGAGGGCATCGGGCGGCTGCAGTTCCTGCTCGCCTGCACGGGGGTCCTGGTCGCCTCCGTGGTGCTCACCCTCGTGTCACCCGGTGGCGACGGCCCGTTCGTGGCCTTCGTCTTCGCCTCCGTGATCGGGCTGGTCACCAACTTCATCGCGATCCTCACGGAGTTGCGGCCCATCGAGACGGCCGCCGTCTGCGCCCCGCTGTCCGTCGTCGCGCTCGCCTTCCTACCGGGCCTGTCGATGCGTTTCGCACGCCTGCCCATCGGCTTCGAACCGCCCAACCCGTCCCGCGGAGGCTACGACGCCGGCGAGCCCGCAGCGCAGGAGCCCGTCGACGTCGAGCGCGTCGCGGCCCAGGCCCGCCGTGGTCACGAACTCCTCGTCGGCCTCGTCGGCGGCTGCGCGGTGGTCTCCGTGGGCGCGTCGATCGTCCTCGGCTTCTCCGACAACGTGTGGGCGGAGCTGCTCGCCCTCGCCACAGGTGTGGCGATGCTGATGCGTGCCCACCTCTTCCGCTACACCGCGCAGGTCGGCGCCACCCTGGCCGCGGGCCTCGCCGCCCTCGTCTTCCTCGGCCTCGGGCTCGCCCTCAACCCGCCCCGGGACTTCCTGCGCGACGCCTTCCTGGGCGACACCACCGCCCTCGACATCCGCAGCGTCTGGCTCGCCGCGGCCATCGCAGCCGCCGCCGCTCTGGTCACCGCGATCGGCCTGATCACCCCGCGGCGCGGCGTCACCCCCTTCTGGGGGCGCTTCCTGGAGATCGCCGAGAGCTTCGTCCTGCTCACGCTGATCCCCTTGGCCCTGGCGGTCTTCGACGTGTACGCACGAGCCCGGGCCATGACCAGCTAGTGCCGTGCCAGGCGTCGCGACGGGGCGAGACATTGCCTGCCGCGGCACCGGCGACGTAGAGCTTCCGGCAACAGACGTAGAGCTTCTGGCAACAGCAGAGCCGTGTCCCTCTACAGGGACACGGCTCGCGCTGTCACCGGGCCCGGCGGCCCGGACCTACGCCTACGTCTACGCCGGCAGGCTCCCGTCGTCCGGCGCCGGCTCCAGGTCGAACTCCCCGTCCCGCGCGCCGAGCACGAACGCCCGCCACTCCGCCTCCGTGTACCGCAGCACGGTGTCCGGGTCGAGCGAGGACCGCATCGCCACCGCCCCGCCGGGCAGATAGGCGATCTCGACCCGCTCCTCGTGCTCCTCGGTCCCCGGCGCGCTCTGCCACTCGACACCGGAGATGTCGAGGGCGTACAGCTCGTCCCTCTCCCGCTCCTTGCGCGCCTTGGTCTCCTCTGCCGTCTCCGCCATGCCGCAGCGACCCCTTCCCGACGTACCAGCCAACGATCCGACGGCTCACCCTAGTGGCGCCCGTCACCCCGCCCACGGGCATCCAGTACCTGGGCGAATGCGCCCACCAGTGCCTGGTATCCTGGCTGACGGCCGTTTGTGTACGCACCCCCGGAGCCCCGCTCCGGAGGCCGCGCCCAGCGGATCCCCGCCTCCCGAGTAACGGAAGCTCCCCCGAGACACAGACCGGGGGCACTCGGTGGCCATTCACAGACTACGAGGAGTACGCGTGCCGCTCGACGCCGCTACGAAGAAGCAGATCATCAGCGAGTTCGGCCAGAAGGAGGGCGACACCGGCTCCCCCGAGGTCCAGGTCGCGATGCTCTCGCGCCGTATCTCGGACCTGACCGAGCACCTCAAGACCCACAAGCACGACCACCACTCCCGTCGTGGTCTGCTCATCCTGGTCGGTCAGCGCCGTCGGCTGCTGCAGTACCTCGCCAAGAAGGACATCCAGCGCTTCCGTGCGCTGGTCGACCGCCTCGGCATCCGCCGCGGTGCGGCGGGCGCCAAGTAAGACGCCGTGAAGGGGAGCGGTTCCCGAGGGTATGGGGACCGCTCCCTTTTGCTTTACACGTTGCTCTGCAGGGATTTCCCACTCTGCGCGAAGCCGGCCCGCACGTGCGAAACGTGCGGAGTGTCACCGGCCCTTTGTAGTGTGGTAGGCACAACCGCAATACGTACGACACAGCGTGATGGCCCGTACCCGCAGGGGTAGGGCGCATCACACGCACGAGGAGAAGCGCACCTCGCCGCCGCCGGTCCTCGGTAGTGGCCCCCGGGGGAAGTGAGCCCGGGTGCTTCGATCGAAGACCGGCCCGCACCAGACGGAGCGCTTCTCCGCACCGTCCCCCTGCCATACGGGCAGTGAGGGACAAAAGACGACAAGTAACGGAGAAAACGCTAGTGGAGAACGAGACCCACTACGCCGAGGCCGTCATCGACAACGGCTCCTTCGGCACCCGCACCATCCGCTTCGAGACGGGCCGCCTGGCCAAGCAGGCCGCCGGTTCCGCCGTGGCGTACCTGGACGACGACACCATGGTGCTGTCGGCCACCACCGCCTCCAAGAACCCCAAGGACCAGCTCGACTTCTTCCCCCTCACGGTGGACGTCGAGGAGCGGATGTACGCCGCCGGCAAGATCCCCGGCAGCTTCTTCCGCCGTGAGGGCCGTCCCTCCGAGGACGCCATCCTCACCTGCCGCCTGATCGACCGCCCGCTGCGCCCGTCCTTCAAGAAGGGCCTGCGCAACGAGATCCAGGTCGTCGCCACGATCATGGCGCTCAACCCCGACCACCTGTACGACGTCGTGGCGATCAACGCCGCCTCCGCGTCCACGCAGCTGGCCGGTCTGCCCTTCTCCGGCCC encodes:
- the eccCa gene encoding type VII secretion protein EccCa, which translates into the protein MSHIVVKRPPRALPKEVPTDEVMLQAPPELPRGQQEGALMQLLPMLGMGGSVVFFFNPQAQPFMKIMGMVMVASTVAMGIAMLVRYRRGNQGQLADMRRDYLRYLSQTRGQALDTAQVQRDAQYYLHPSPEQLWALVAEGSRVWERRTGDEDFGQVRVGLGPQALATPLVPPQTAPVDELEPLTTGAMQRFLATHSTLEDLPMAVSLRAFYHVTISGEPRTVRGTARAVAACLAALHSPEDMVIAVAAGRESAPEWEWAKWLPHLQTRGVTDGAGSMRLIASDPLELEERLDTLLQGRPRFHPAAPPVADQPHLVVVLDGVSLPPTSLLASPEGLQGVTVVEVVPGDLSFGRGDLSVIVHPKELRLESSHGMVYEGMPDLLSYEAAEALARQLAPLRMGTGGDDGEPLLANLEFTDLLNLGDAASVDPRRTWRPRSQSERLRVPIGLGEDGRPVMLDLKEAAQEGMGPHGLCVGATGSGKSELLRTLVLGLAVTHSSETLNFVLADFKGGATFAGMAQMPHVAAVITNLADDLTLVDRMGDSIRGELNRRQEMLRDAGNYANIHDYEKARAAGAPLQPIPSLVLVIDEFSELLTAKPDFIEMFVQIGRIGRSLGVHLLLASQRLEEGRLRGLETYLSYRIGLRTFSAAESRAAIGVPDAYELPNVPGSGLLKFGTEEMVRFKAAYVSGVYRTSSQQSAAPGGPLPVDRRPVLFTAAEVPVQYSPIPQQRQEEPDEQKDDALADTVLDVVVRRLEAQGPAAHQVWLPPLDSPPSLDSLLPGLAPVQGRGMTQPGYEGAGRLVIPVGLVDKPYEQRRDPLWADFGGAAGHMQLLGGPQSGKSTLLRSIVASFALTHTPHEVQFYGLDFGGGGLSSVAGLPHVGGVASRLDPEKVRRTAAEVYGILTRREEYFRSAGISSIAEFRTRRARGDISVTDQPWGDVFLVIDGWGNFRQDYEALEPLVLDIAARGLGYGIHLILTASRSMEVRANLKDHLMNRLELRLGDAMDSEFDRKVAANVPTGVPGRGQTPQKQHFMAAVPRIDGLSSDTDLAEATQALAAEVSRHWQQPGAPEVRLLPREFPAAQLPPGDRFPNRGVSFGLDEDNLEPVFVDFDQDPFLLVFGESESGKSNLLKLLIKRITERYDGNSCKLFVVDNRRSLLGVTPPSHLAEYIPMSNQMQHHMDALANLMQRRTPTADVTAEQLRDRSWWRGPTVFVIVDDYDLVSTSSGNPLAGLTDLLPFARDVGVRFIIARSTAGAGRAGYETFMQRIKELGAQGVVLAGDPAEGDVLGNVRPRPMPAGRGVFVSRKRGKPLVQVGLVQDGNV
- the rpsO gene encoding 30S ribosomal protein S15: MPLDAATKKQIISEFGQKEGDTGSPEVQVAMLSRRISDLTEHLKTHKHDHHSRRGLLILVGQRRRLLQYLAKKDIQRFRALVDRLGIRRGAAGAK
- the eccD gene encoding type VII secretion integral membrane protein EccD; this encodes MTASAPAGATGGTGTGAPSGAGVGLGFCRVTIVAPDSRIDVALPDDVPVADLYPEILRLSQQGPAEGAPVGYHLVRRDGTVLDGSRSFSAQRILDGELLTLRPFAESLPPAVIDDVSEAVAAAVTRDRTLWNGDLTRVAGLVAGGILPALLAFVAWSSQIRHDMHSLQGVVAAVAGALLITIACVRARVYDDRGSAIALGLGALPNVAVAGSGLLPLSGGEGIGRLQFLLACTGVLVASVVLTLVSPGGDGPFVAFVFASVIGLVTNFIAILTELRPIETAAVCAPLSVVALAFLPGLSMRFARLPIGFEPPNPSRGGYDAGEPAAQEPVDVERVAAQARRGHELLVGLVGGCAVVSVGASIVLGFSDNVWAELLALATGVAMLMRAHLFRYTAQVGATLAAGLAALVFLGLGLALNPPRDFLRDAFLGDTTALDIRSVWLAAAIAAAAALVTAIGLITPRRGVTPFWGRFLEIAESFVLLTLIPLALAVFDVYARARAMTS
- a CDS encoding DUF397 domain-containing protein, with protein sequence MAETAEETKARKERERDELYALDISGVEWQSAPGTEEHEERVEIAYLPGGAVAMRSSLDPDTVLRYTEAEWRAFVLGARDGEFDLEPAPDDGSLPA